TGGCTGACGAATTATGAAATGGCAAACGATGATTTCTTTTACCATTGTATGAAAGAAAAACAGGATGATGGCTTATGCGAAATAGGGATGCATTTGCATGCATGGAATACTCCACCTGATTATCTATTGAAGAAAATTCATCGTGAGCGGGACTATTTAATAGAGTATCCTGTGGAAGTTATGGATGCTAAAGTTGCTACGATGACTGAACTTATTGAAGCGCGATTTGGTAGACGACCGGTCTCTCATAGAAGTGGCCGTTGGACAACGAATCAGGATTATTTCAAAATTTTAAAAAAATATGGTTATAAAGTAGATTGTTCTGTGACGCCTCATGTAAATTGGAACCAATGTTTAGGTGCAACGGGTGTACCTGGTAGTGATTATTCAAAATACCCTGAGGCTCCCTATTATATTTACGAGGATATTTTAGAGATGCCTATGACTATCCGGTATATGAGAATGTTTGCCTTAGAGTCGCCGTATTCGCTTCGTAATATTTGTCGAGAAATGAAACGATTTGTGCTGGGGCGGAAACAATGGCTTCGGCCGGATAGCCTTTTGCAGGTTAAGCCTATGCTTAAATTAATTGATTGTGAATCACAATGCAATCCATATTTGATGTTTATGATTCATTCGTCAGAGTTGATGCCTGGAGGAAGCCCCAATTTTAGAGATGAAAAATCTATAGAGGGCTTGTATATGGTTATTGAAACTTTGTTTGAAAAGATTGCTTCGTTAGGATATTGTGGAAAAAAATTGTGTGAAAGTAATTGCTAAAAAGAAATCTAGAGGTTATTGTGGTTGAAGTTAGCGTTATTGTTGCGGTTTATCGAGCTGAAAAATATATTCGTAGGTGCTTAGATAGTCTACGAAATCAGACTCTTAATTGTTTTGAAGTTGTTTTGGTTGATGATGGAAGCCCAGATCTGTCAGGGGTGATTTGTGATGAGTATGTTGCAAAAGACAAGCGCTTCAGTGTTATTCATAAAAAAAATGGAGGGGTTAGCTCTGCTAGACAAACTGGATTGGATAATGCGCGAGGAGAATTCGTGATTCATGTCGATCCTGACGATTGGGTGGATTCTGAAATGCTAGAATCACTTGTTGAATGTGCTCGAAAAAATTCGTCAGATGTTGTAATATGCGATATGTTCGAAGAAGGAAAAAATGGTCAACGGTATATCGAACAAAAACCTAGTTCGCTGGATACTCTAGGGTATTGCAATGACTTGATTAGTGAAAAATTGCATGGATCTTGTTGTAATAAATTGGTCAGAAGAAGTTGTATCATAGAAAATAATATTAAGTTCCAATTGAACCTTGTGATGAGAGAAGATGAATTATTCAATATACAGTTGGCGAAATTACCGCTGTCAATATCATATTTGCACAAGGCATTTTATCATTATGATATGACTATTAACGAAAATAGTGTGGTCGCGTCTGTTTCTGAAAAAAAGTTAAATTCCCTGATTTTTTTAATAGATTGGCTTGAAAAACATGCTGTTGATGAATCTTTATTGGTAGAAAGAAAGAAAAGTGCTAAGTTTATTGCGTTTATGCAGAAAAAAATGACGACGAAATCTTTTAGGTCATTCTATCCGGAAATTAACTCTCGTTATGTTTTGAAATTGAAAAGATTTGGCCATTTGGATTTTTTTATGGCTTTTGCCTTGCGTTTTTCACAGCCTTTGGCAAGAATATTGTATACTTGTAAAATGAAATTTCTATAAAGAGAAAGTCCTTTTGAGTTGAAAACCTTTAGTTAAGGCCGCCCCATTTGAATTGAACATAATGCCAGAAGATATTGGAAAATAAGTGCAATTGGGTTATGCGGGAGTTTAGTAGGGATAAACTGAAAATGGATGATTGTTTATAATTGCGAATCAATCCATGAGTAACGTTCTATAATCCATTTTTTCAAGTCTTCCGTGGCATTTTGGTATGACTTGTATGATGCTGGATGATAAATAAAACTTGTGTTTTGTAATATAATCCATTTTTTAAAGTTGTTCTTTGCCGCTTTGTTAAGTGCTACTTGAATGGAGTCAATTGCATTTAAGAGCTCCTTAAATGCAAGTTTGTTCTCTGTCCAAAAATCAATTTTGGCTTGTGCTGCAATAGAATCTCTAAAAATAAAATCGTTCCAATAACTTTCTTTTATGTGCCAGTCTTGGGGCGAACTAATACTTTTATTGTCATAATTACCCATTGCTAAATCAAAATCCCAGACCGGTCCCATTTTAATGATGTTGTCTTTTGTCCAAGAAAAAAATATACTTGAGTTGAAGCAAGCGTCTGGATTTTTTGAAAATTCTTGCACCCAATAATGTTTCACATACTCATTGACATCAATCCATTGGCTGAGATTTGAGCTAGTTTTAATTGAATCCTTCAAAAAGGTTTCGAAAGATTGAATATGCGTTTCTATGTCATGTAAAGCTGTTTCTGATGCTTTTTTGGGGTAATGAATTCGAAATGCTTTGCCGAGCGAATTCTGTTTTATTACTTTGGAAAACACAACCTGTTCATCATCGCGGTATTTTGCATCAACTTCAACAATGTAAGAATTGCTGTCGGATATATTTACTCTTTTTTTTGTTTTTTTAATTGTTTCTGTAAGTAAATAGACTCCTAAATATTCATTGTTAAGATAGAATTCAACAAATTCGCAACGGGGGGCGTAGTATGCACCAAGTTTTGCAGAAAGATGGTACATCAAATAATTTTTCATTAAAGTTTTATCTGCGTAATTTGCGATAAGTGCCCAATCTCTGTCTTTGGGCATTCCTAGCATAGACTGTTTATTGATAAATTCAATTTTATAGCTTTTCTTTGGCATGCCCCACGATGTATTCCCTCTCCCTCTAATGGTCAGATCCATGATTTCGCTTTCGGGAGCGTGTTCTCCCCAGATTTGCAGCTTGGCGGGAATTTCGGTTTCGCGGTCTTTGATTTCACGATGATTTTCAGTTTCAATTACGATTCTCGGAATACCTGCATAGGGGTATTCTGAGTCGTCTAATGGCAGGTAGTCAATTTTTGCGGAGAAGGAAGCGCCGTCTTCTTCTATATCCCAAAAGGCGACGACTTCGTTGTTTACCCCCTCGCTATTGCTGCACCCCAAAACCAGGCAGCCGATAACGGTGCCCAAGAGCATAAGGAGTTGATATGCAACATGATAACGCATGTTTACAAATATAGATTCTTTGTAAACAACTGTTAATGTCTTTTTTCTTACCGGTTTTGATTTTTTGTCCAATTTGTTTTTTTCCAATATTTATTACGATTTACATATTTTTGCTTTTTTGGCGTTTTTTGGGCTTATATTTGGATAAAACGGACGAGGTCTGTATGAAATTTAATGTTTGGGTATGTGGGTCGGTTGGCTTTTTATGGGTCCTGGCGATGGTTTTGTTGCTGTCTGCAACAAATTCCTTTGCCGAAGATATTATCGCCACTACTTCAAACGGCTCGACGGTGATTCTGCACGATAATGGCCGTTGGGAATACCATCAGAACAATGCAAAAATTCGTGATGTGCGCCCGAGTGCCATTCCCGAAGACGCCAAATTCCAGATTACGGTTCAGTACGAAAGCGCAAACAAGATCAAGAAAGACAAGCGCATGATGCTGGAGGGCGAATTTGCCACCGAAGAAGAAATTCGTGACAGCTTGCGCAAGGTGCCCAAGGGCGGCATGATTTACTTTCAGGTGCCCACCAAGCAGATTAAGCCGGGGTTCACGCGCGAGTTGACGTACTACATTTACGACAAGGGTAAAAAGCCGATTTTTTCGAAGACGGCCCGCGATAGCGAAGCTACCCAGACTCCCGAGACCAGCAGTATTTCGAACTTGATGGTGGTCCCGCTTTTTGCAAAGCCCAAATCCAAGGTGCTCAAGGCGAAGGTCGTGAGCGAATCTGCCCGCCAATCGTTGGAGTTCGATATCCCGATTAAATAAGTCTTCCGTGTCTTCCCGGGCTTTGACCCGGGATCTCCTTTTTTTTGTATGAAATTTGCTGTAGTAGATTTAGAGACGACTGGTGGAACGGCTGAAGAGGGCCGTATTACCGAAGTCGGCATTGTGTTGATGGATGATTGCGAAGTAGTCAAGACTTATTCGGCGATGGTAGACCCTGGCATGCCGATTCAGCCTTTTGTGCAGAACCTTACGGGTATTACTGACGAGATGGTTCGCGGCAAGCCGCAGTTTGCATCGATTGCCGAAGAGGTGGCCGAACTTTTGCAAGACCGAATTTTTGTGGCGCACAATGTGCTGTTCGACAGCAAGTTCATGCGTACGGAACTCAAGCGTTGTTGCATTAAGATTGACCCGCCGAGGCTTTGTACGGTCAAGATTGCGCGCCGTTTTTTCCCGGGGCTTCCGAGTTACAGTTTGCATAAGCTGACGCAGGCGCTGGAGTTGCCGGAATTCAATCATCACCGTGCCTTAGATGATGCTCTTGCCGCGGCCGAGATTTTAAAGCTCGCCTACAATAAGGTCGGGCCGGAAAAACTTCTTAAAGAAGTCAAGAACCTCTCTACCCCGAAAAAGAACAAGGTCGTTTGACTTGTCTTCCCGCACGAAGATGACAATAGCCACTTGCAGCTTTGCTGCTTAGTGGATATGATCCTCGGAACGGGGACGGGATCTCCTTTGTATTAGTTTGAAAAACGCTTGCAATGATAATTGCATGTTCTTTGGAAAGCCGTAAATGGAGTTCCCACCTTGGTGGCCATGCGCACTAAGCACTAAAGTGCTAAGTGCTGTCCGCCCGGCTCAAGGCCGGGAAGACAGAGGGCTTTATAACAATCCCGCTTTAAATTTCATCTTCAGAATTCTTGCGGAGGATTCCTCAATTCGTTCGCGGTAATACTTACTTTGTTTGGAAAGTGCGGTCAGGTAATTCACCATTTCAACGGCTTTCTGCGGGTACGTAATCATGAACATGTCGTTGCCGGCCATCAAGGCGGTGCGCACGAGCTTTCTAAAGTCCTTGGCGGGGTAGTTCTTGCTTCGCACGCGTTCGTTGCCGCTTACCCAGGCGCGCAGGCTTACACCCCACAGGTCATCGGTCAGAATCACGGTTTCGGGCGACATTTCGCGTGCCATTTTCACAATCTTCGGTTCGAATACGGCCGGGCGGCTAGAGATGCGCACGAAGCTTACGCTGCTCATCATGGTTACGGGAATATCGCTGGCAAGCGTTTTGAAGAATTCCACGTTCCGTGCAATTTTTGCCCTAGGGGTCGAACTCACGGCAATTTGGTGGTCGCTGTTGGTCCAGGAATCGTAACCCGGAAAATGCTTCGATACACAGGCTACGTTGCTTTCGCGCATGCCTTGCACAAAGGCGCGGACCTTAGGTGCATTCAAGGTGTCTTCGCCCCAAGAGCGCTTGGATTCTTCCATAAACGAATGCTTGCCGCGGCTGTCCTTGGCGGGGTCGAGCACGGGAGCCAAATTCAAGTTGATTCCCACGCTGTCGAGGACGGCGCCGATTCTTTTGGCGAGCGCGCGAATGGAATCTTCGCTCATGGAGCGCATTTGCTTGGCGCTCGGGGTGCGCTCCCATTGCGGAGCAACGACCGAGATTCGGTTTACATAGCCGCCTTCCTGGTCGGCGGCCACGAGCGGCTTGATTCGCATGTTCTCGTTGACGGTGCGGATGTTGTCGGTGAACTTGTCCAAATTTTTCAGGTGATTTTTCATCACCAGGTAGCCGCCGAATTCGTGTTCAAGCATGAACGATGCGGGCGTCATGTAGACCATGACCATCTGCGCCGCTTTCTGCTTGATCGTCAGCGAATCCCACAGCGGCAAAAGCTCGCGGGGGAGGCCATAGGGCGTCTGTACGGAGTCGGTTTGCGGTAAAACTTCGGCGGTATACGGCGCGCTTGCGAGTGATTCCGTCAGCGAATTCAGCGGAACAAACTTCACGTCAGGCAGAGAATCCTCTGCCTGTACAAAGGCAAATGCCGCAAGTAAAAATGTGATTGCTTTTTTTAGGTGCATTCCGCGGGCTACTCGGCTTTTTTCTTGCCAAAGCGTCTCGGTTTGAATTCACGGGGCGGGAAGTCGAACTTGAGCTTGCCGCCTTTATCCAAATAAAGATATGCGTCAAAGGTGCGGTGGGTCTTGTTGCTGCGGAAACCCTTCAGGAGCGTCGTCTTTTCACCGGCGAGCATCTTCTTGATTTCTTCCAGCGGGATTTCCTTGCCCAAGAGAATCTTCGGAAGCGTAATGCCGCTGGGTTCCTTCTTCAGGTAAGAATCGCTCACGTAGCCAGTCATGGTCTCGTACACGGCGGCGCCGTCTACAGGCGACTTGCCGACTTCTGCGCCGACTTCTACTTCTTCGGGTTTTTCTTCGAATACAAATTCAATCTTGTTTTCGTCGTTAATGATTACGACGGCCGAGAATTCGGCACCGCGCTTGCTGCGGAATCCGGTGAGCGGGCCAATTTTGCGGTTGGTCAAGAGTTCGGTGATTTCTTCCGGAGTGAGTCTCTTGCCGCCAATCATCTTGCGGATCACGATGCCATCTTCGGTGGTGTAGCGGCTCACGGTTTCGAAAACCTTCTTGCCGTTCACGGGGCTAAAGGGCGCTTCGCCGGTGGTGCTTTCTTCCTTGAATCCCTTGATGTTTTTCACCATGGTGCGCGTCATATCGACGATGCCTTCCATGAACTTTTCGCGGGTCTCCTTGCCCTTCTCAATTTGCTCCATTTTATATTCCCAGTTACCGGTGAGTTCTGGGCTGGTGAGCGCTTCGATGTCCATGGCCTTCAGCACCTTGATCAGGTCGAATGCCTTGGCGGTCGGAATCATGTCTTTGCCGTCGCGAACCACGTACTTGTCGCTGACGAGCTTTTCGATAATGGCGGCGCGAGTTGCCGGCGTTCCAAGTCCGCGTTCCTTCATGGCGTCGCGGAGTTCTTCGTCTTCCACCAGCTTACCGGCACTTTCCATCATCGAGAGGAGCGTGCTTTCAGTGTAGTGTGCAGGCGGCTTGGTAAAGTCTTCCTTTTCTTCGAGGGCGACTGTCTTGGCGGACTTGCCCTTCAGGGCCGGAATGCTGGATTCGTCGTCGCTGTCCTTGCCGTACACTGCCTTAAAGCCCGGGTCCACCAGCACCTTGCCTTCGGTGAGGAAGGTTTCGCCTTCGACCGTTGTAATGCGGGTGGTGTTTTCATACTTGGCGGGCGGGAAGAACACAGCGATGAATCGCTGGCAAATCATCGTGAAAATCTTTTGTTCGGCTTCGGTCAGGCCCGAGGGCATCACGCCGGTGGGGATGATAGCAAAGTGGTCCGAAATCTTGGAGTTGTCGAACACCTTGGGAGTCTTCACGACCCAGTTGTTCTTGAGGGCGGTCTCGGCGAATTTCGCGAGCGGGCCTTCAATCTTTCCAAGCGTCGCCTTCACCGGAGCCACGTAGTCTTCGGGCAGGCAACGGCTGTCGGTACGCGGGTAGGTGGTCGCCTTGTGGCGTTCGTACAAAGCCTGCGCAATCGAAAGGGTAGTCTTGGCGCTAAAGCCGAAGCGGTTGTTTGCTTCGCGCTGCAAGGTCGTCAAGTCGTACAGCGGACCGCACTTCTGGAGCGAGGGGGCGGACGTTTCTTCGACGGTGCCGGCCTTGCCCTTGCACTTCTTCAAGATTTCCTTGACTTTCTTTTCGTCAAAAATCTGCTTGACCTTGTCCTTGCCGTCTTCCTTGCTGGTGGTGAACCACTTGCCGGGGTAGTGGCTGCCGTCGTTGTCGAATTCGGCTTCCACGGTCCAGAACTTTTGCGGTACGAACTGCAGGCGTTCTTCTTCGCGGTTCACGATAATGGCAAGCGTCGGCGTCTGCACGCGGCCGCACGGGGTCACCTGGAATCCGCCCATGCTGCTGTTGTAGGCGGTAAGGCCGCGGCTTCCGTTCATGCCGATCAGCCAGTCGGCTTCGCTACGGCAAAGGGCGGCGGCCTTCAGGTTTTCCATTTCGGAGCCGTCGCGCATGTTTTCGAATGCTTCCTTGATGGCGGCCGGGGTCATACTCTGCATCCACAGGCGCTTGATCGTCTTGCCCGTGAACTTGCCCTTGAGCACATACTGTAATATATAGAAGAAAATCAGTTCACCTTCGCGGCCCGCATCGCATGCGTTCACGATGGTCGTCACGTCCTTGCGCTTGATGAGCTTGCTAAGGGCGGAAAGCTGGCCCTTGGTGGCCGGTGTGGCGACGAGCGGGAATTCCTTGGGGAGCATGGGAAGCGTGCTCATTTCCCACTTCTTGTACTTTTCGTCGATTTCCTTGGGGTCGGCGATTTCAACCAAGTGGCCGATGGCATGGCTCACAATGGTGGTGTCGCTTTCATAATGGGTCTTTTCGTTCTTGAAGTTCTTTTGTCCGAGCACGCGGACCAGGTCCAGGGCTACGCTCGGTTTTTCGGCGATAATTAGGGTCTTGCCTTCGACCGGGGCTTTCACTGTTTTTGTAGCAGCCTTTGTTGCAGTTTTCTTTGCAGCGGTAGTCTTTGTCGCTGCGGTCTTTGTTGCTTTTTTAGTAGTAGTTGCCATCATTATTTCCATTTGAATCGTCCGAACAGGCCAAAAAGCACGGCCAGCACGGTAAAGGGGGCGTGGATAAATTCAACCGGAATGCACCATTTTAAAAGGTGTTCCTGCTTGAATATCCTAAGCCCGCGGAGTATTAAAACCAAATCACCAATGCACTTGGCGACAAATGCGATAATTGTCGCGATTAAAACGTTAAAGCTGAACGGTGCAAACGCTGCTGCGATACATTGCATGACCAGGAACAGGAACACCATGCTGAGCACAAACACGATTTTCGGTGTATAATATATAGTCTTCGATGCCCAACGCTTGCGCTGTTCCCAGAGTTCCTTGAGGGTTTCCTTGCCGCTTGTGGTCACAAAGGTGGATTCGGCAATACAGTAGCGCATGGCCCAGGGGCGGTCGGCGGCCAGTTTTTGCATCAGCAGGTCGTCGTCGCCGCTCTGAATCTTGATCACGTTTTCGAACCCGTGCACGCTCTTGAAGAAGCTCTTGCGGTAGGCGAGGTTGTTGCCGGTGCTGGTGAGCGGGAGTCGCATAGCGAGGCCCGCGGTGCCCGCGACTCGGTAAATCAGGGTCTCGACGGCCTGCATGCAGATAAGCATGCTCGACTTACCGGGGATTGTAGGAATGTAGGAATGCCCGGCCACCAGTTCAATGCCCGGTTCGAATTCGGCCGCAATGCCCGTGATCCAGGTGGGCTTTACTAGGCAATCGGCGTCGGTCAGGCACAAGATTTCGCCCTCGCATGCCTCAATCAACTGCGAAAGCGCATGCTTTTTAGGGCTAACCCCTTCCGGAATCTCTTTGATCGTCAGAACGTGCAGTCTGGGGTTCTTGGCGGCATATTCGGCCAAAATAGCCGGAGTTTTGTCGTCGCTTCGGTCGTCGGCCACCCACACGTCCCAGTCGCCACGGTAGTCCTGGGCGAGCACGGAGTCCAAAGTCTCGCGTATACCGGCTTCCTCATTGCGCGCGGCAATCAAGATGCTCACCTTGGGGGCGGGCTCCACATCGGAGTTCCCGACGCGCACGGCACCCAGGGCACGGAAGAACCGCACCTCCAAGACTATATAGAATAGTCCGAACACAGCCAAAAGGCCGATGACCAGGTATGTGAGCACCGTAAAAAACATTTTCCGCGCAAAATTTAGTTCATCGGGACGGTTTTGGAAAATGGCGCCTGTCAAAATGGCCTTGATTTTTTGCGCCACCTGCGTTTTTCCCGCAAAAACGCCAAAATTATATTTATATTACACACAGGAAAGTGGAGGCCTACCATGAAATTAAACGCATTGGTCAAAAAATATAATAGTGCAAACCTGGTGCTCCGTATCGCAATTTCGATTGTGGTGGGTGCGCTCTTGGGCGTGTTTCTGCCGTCGCAAAAATGGATTTCCGAATTCGGCGTGCTCTTTGTAGGCGCGCTTAAGGCCGTGGCGCCGGTACTGGTGTTCATTTTGATTATCTGTTCCCTTGCCAATGGCAAGTCCCGCTTGGACCGTCGTTTTGTCCGCGTGGTTGCCCTATACCTGGTGGGTACGCTGCTAGCGTCCTTTGCCGCCGTGGGGTCGAGCATCATGTTCCCGCAGAATCTAGAGTTGAATGTGTCGGCAGACGTTTCGACCGTGCCGACCGATATTTACGAAATCTTGCATAATTTGTTGGTAAATGCGGTGTCGAATCCGTTTGCGTCTATTTCCGATGCAAACTATATCGGTATTCTGGTTTGGGCCGCCTTTATGGGCTTTGCTATCAAGAAAATTGCAAGTCCGGTGACGTTTACCGTGCTGCAGGATGTGTCGAATGCGGTTTCGATGGTGGTTCGCTGGATTATCAATCTGGCCCCGTTCGGTATCATGGGTATCATGTACACCTCGGTTTCTACGAACGGCATCGGAATTTTCAAGACATACGGTTCGCTCATTCTGGTTCTTGTGTGTACCATGCTTTTCGTGATGCTTGTTGTGGTGCCGGCTCTTGTAGGACTTGTGTTGCGCCATGACCCGTATCCGCTGGTGCTCAAGTGCCTCAAGAGTAGTGCCGTTACGGCGTTCTTTACCCGCAGTTCTGCCGCGAACATTCCCGTGAACATGGCGCTTTGTAAAAGGCTCGGGCTTGACCGCGAATTTTATTCCGTGTCTATTCCGCTGGGTGCTACCATCAATATGAGCGGCGCGGCGATTACCATTACGGTGATGGCGCTTGCCACGGTGCATACGCTTGGAATCCCGGTAACGCTTACCTCGACTTTGATTGTGTGCTTGCTTGCAACTATTGGCGCCTGCGGTACTAGCGGCGTGGCGGGTGGTTCGCTCCTCTTGATTCCGTTGGCATGTGCCCCCTTCGGTGTATCGACAGACGTTGCCATGCAGGTGGTGGCTATCGGTTTTATCATCGGCGTGGTTCAAGACAGTATGGAAACGGCCCTGAACTCTACGACCGATGCAATCTTCACGGCGACGGCCGAATACGCCGCCTGGCGTAAGCAAGGTAAGCCCTTGCCCAAGGAATTGTTCCGCGAGCATAAACCTGAAGAACACGAATCCGAAGAACATGAAGTATAAAAAAATCGCGCCTTACAGGGCGCGATTCTTGTATTTAGATTTTGTACAAAGATTCTTTATAATTAGTCTTTCAACAGTTCCGGGTGCTTTTCGGAGATTCGGCGTGCGAGGTACACGAACGGGGTATCCATCAGCGATGTCACGATAAAGATACCGTAACCGAAGACCAGGATTTCGCCAATCGTATTCCACGGGAACACGCCGGCGAAGGCCAACAGGTTGAACACGACCACGTTAATCAGCTGGCTTACGAGCGTAGAGCCGTTGTTGCGCAACCACAAGAAGCTCTTCTTTTCACCGAACTTGCTTTCGGTCCATTTCCACCAGGCATGGTAGGCCCACACGTCGAACATTTCGCAAATGGCGTAGGCGAACAGGCTTGCAAGCATCACGCGCGGGGTGTTGGCGAACACGGTGCGAATCGGTTCTGCCATGGTATCGCCCTCGGCAGGAATGTACAGGAACCAGCTCTGCGAAATCAGAATGAAGGTTACGTTTGCAAGAATGCCGATTTTAACGCAGCGGCTTGCTTCTTTCTTGCCGTAAATTTCACTCATGATATCGGTGGCCAGGAATGTGGAGGCGAAAATCACGTTGCCGAGCGTGGTATCGAGCCCAAAGGCATGCACCAGAATCAGCACTTCAATGTTGGCGGCAATGGTGCAAATCACCGTCCAGGCGAAAATGCCCTGCTTGCCAAAGAAGCGGAAGAAGGCGACGAGGCCGCCGAAGAATACAAAGATAGAGGCGATAAGGATGATTTCGTTCTGCATGATTTCCCCCAGGGTTTAGTGTCTTCTGTCGATAGCGGTGAACAGGCGGCTCTTGGCGAGCGCTTCGAATTCGGTACCCGGCTTGCCATAGTTGGCAAACGGGTAAAGCGAAATGCCGCCGCGGGGCATAAAGATGCCTTCGACTTCAATGTACTTGGGGTCAAGCAGCTTGACCAAGTCCTTCATGATGATGTTCACGCAGTCTTCGTGAAAGTCGCCGTGATTGCGGAACGAGAACATGTAAAGCTTTAAGGACTTGGATTCGACCAAATATTGGTCCGGAATGTAGTTGATCTTGATTTCGGCGAAGTCCGGCTGGCCGGTTTTCGGGCACAGGCTCGTGAATTCCGGGCAGTTGAAGGTGACCATGTAGTCGTTACCCGGATGCTTGTTCGGGAATTTTTCAAGGACTTCGGGGCTGTAGGTGGTGGCGTACTTAGTCTTGTTGTTGCCGAGCAACGTAACGCCTTCGAGTTCAGCTTCTGAACGCATGTTGTCTCCTAGTTTTGTTTAAAGTCAGGATGGGTTTCGAACTGACCGACCCAAAGATAGAAAATTATTCAATATTCCAAAGGTTTATGGTGTGTGTCGTAAGTTGTTGAGACTCCGTGAGTTAACAATTTCGCTACAATAAACTTACAGAGAATAGCCCCGTTTTGACACTCAGCTGTCATCGGAATTATCTATATTCCCCTTACCTCTGGAAAATTCCCGGGGTACCTCGCACTGCGGTGCTGGGTTGAACTTAGGGCTTTAAGACCCTCAAACCGAAATATATAACGGAAACTACATATTATGGATTTTTCTGCAATTATTGCCGAAGAGCTTAACCTTGAAGTATGGCGCGTCGCCAAGGCGCTCGAACTGATGGACCAGGGTGGTACCATCCCCTTTATCGCCCGTTACCGTAAAGACCAGACGGGTACACTGAACGAAATTGAACTGCGCGACATCAGCCACCGTCGCGACTACCTGCAAGAACTGGTAGACCGTAAAGAAACGATTCTCAAGAGCATCGAAGAACAGGGCAAGCTCACGCCCGAACTCAAGGCACAGATCGAAGCCTGTAAAGATAAGACACTTCTTGAAGATATTTACGCCCCCTACAAGCCCAAGAAGCGCACCCGCGCCACGGCTGCAAAGGAACTGGGCCTCGAACCTTTGGCTCGCCTCATGTGGGCTCAGGAAGAAACTGGCAATACCGCAGAACAGATTGCCTTGATTTACCTGTCCGAAGAAAAGGGCCTTGCCGACCCGAAGGCTGCCCTCAAGGGTGCCGCCGACATTTTGGCCGAAGAAGTGGCCGACAACACCGAATTCCGTCAGTA
The nucleotide sequence above comes from uncultured Fibrobacter sp.. Encoded proteins:
- a CDS encoding glycoside hydrolase family 3 protein is translated as MHLKKAITFLLAAFAFVQAEDSLPDVKFVPLNSLTESLASAPYTAEVLPQTDSVQTPYGLPRELLPLWDSLTIKQKAAQMVMVYMTPASFMLEHEFGGYLVMKNHLKNLDKFTDNIRTVNENMRIKPLVAADQEGGYVNRISVVAPQWERTPSAKQMRSMSEDSIRALAKRIGAVLDSVGINLNLAPVLDPAKDSRGKHSFMEESKRSWGEDTLNAPKVRAFVQGMRESNVACVSKHFPGYDSWTNSDHQIAVSSTPRAKIARNVEFFKTLASDIPVTMMSSVSFVRISSRPAVFEPKIVKMAREMSPETVILTDDLWGVSLRAWVSGNERVRSKNYPAKDFRKLVRTALMAGNDMFMITYPQKAVEMVNYLTALSKQSKYYRERIEESSARILKMKFKAGLL
- a CDS encoding PolC-type DNA polymerase III; this translates as MKFAVVDLETTGGTAEEGRITEVGIVLMDDCEVVKTYSAMVDPGMPIQPFVQNLTGITDEMVRGKPQFASIAEEVAELLQDRIFVAHNVLFDSKFMRTELKRCCIKIDPPRLCTVKIARRFFPGLPSYSLHKLTQALELPEFNHHRALDDALAAAEILKLAYNKVGPEKLLKEVKNLSTPKKNKVV
- a CDS encoding CotH kinase family protein, with protein sequence MRYHVAYQLLMLLGTVIGCLVLGCSNSEGVNNEVVAFWDIEEDGASFSAKIDYLPLDDSEYPYAGIPRIVIETENHREIKDRETEIPAKLQIWGEHAPESEIMDLTIRGRGNTSWGMPKKSYKIEFINKQSMLGMPKDRDWALIANYADKTLMKNYLMYHLSAKLGAYYAPRCEFVEFYLNNEYLGVYLLTETIKKTKKRVNISDSNSYIVEVDAKYRDDEQVVFSKVIKQNSLGKAFRIHYPKKASETALHDIETHIQSFETFLKDSIKTSSNLSQWIDVNEYVKHYWVQEFSKNPDACFNSSIFFSWTKDNIIKMGPVWDFDLAMGNYDNKSISSPQDWHIKESYWNDFIFRDSIAAQAKIDFWTENKLAFKELLNAIDSIQVALNKAAKNNFKKWIILQNTSFIYHPASYKSYQNATEDLKKWIIERYSWIDSQL
- a CDS encoding glycosyltransferase gives rise to the protein MVEVSVIVAVYRAEKYIRRCLDSLRNQTLNCFEVVLVDDGSPDLSGVICDEYVAKDKRFSVIHKKNGGVSSARQTGLDNARGEFVIHVDPDDWVDSEMLESLVECARKNSSDVVICDMFEEGKNGQRYIEQKPSSLDTLGYCNDLISEKLHGSCCNKLVRRSCIIENNIKFQLNLVMREDELFNIQLAKLPLSISYLHKAFYHYDMTINENSVVASVSEKKLNSLIFLIDWLEKHAVDESLLVERKKSAKFIAFMQKKMTTKSFRSFYPEINSRYVLKLKRFGHLDFFMAFALRFSQPLARILYTCKMKFL
- a CDS encoding DNA topoisomerase III gives rise to the protein MMATTTKKATKTAATKTTAAKKTATKAATKTVKAPVEGKTLIIAEKPSVALDLVRVLGQKNFKNEKTHYESDTTIVSHAIGHLVEIADPKEIDEKYKKWEMSTLPMLPKEFPLVATPATKGQLSALSKLIKRKDVTTIVNACDAGREGELIFFYILQYVLKGKFTGKTIKRLWMQSMTPAAIKEAFENMRDGSEMENLKAAALCRSEADWLIGMNGSRGLTAYNSSMGGFQVTPCGRVQTPTLAIIVNREEERLQFVPQKFWTVEAEFDNDGSHYPGKWFTTSKEDGKDKVKQIFDEKKVKEILKKCKGKAGTVEETSAPSLQKCGPLYDLTTLQREANNRFGFSAKTTLSIAQALYERHKATTYPRTDSRCLPEDYVAPVKATLGKIEGPLAKFAETALKNNWVVKTPKVFDNSKISDHFAIIPTGVMPSGLTEAEQKIFTMICQRFIAVFFPPAKYENTTRITTVEGETFLTEGKVLVDPGFKAVYGKDSDDESSIPALKGKSAKTVALEEKEDFTKPPAHYTESTLLSMMESAGKLVEDEELRDAMKERGLGTPATRAAIIEKLVSDKYVVRDGKDMIPTAKAFDLIKVLKAMDIEALTSPELTGNWEYKMEQIEKGKETREKFMEGIVDMTRTMVKNIKGFKEESTTGEAPFSPVNGKKVFETVSRYTTEDGIVIRKMIGGKRLTPEEITELLTNRKIGPLTGFRSKRGAEFSAVVIINDENKIEFVFEEKPEEVEVGAEVGKSPVDGAAVYETMTGYVSDSYLKKEPSGITLPKILLGKEIPLEEIKKMLAGEKTTLLKGFRSNKTHRTFDAYLYLDKGGKLKFDFPPREFKPRRFGKKKAE
- a CDS encoding deacetylase → MHGSFFITIDTEADNQWDFDHEISTENAKFLPRFQELCEKYRFVPTWLTNYEMANDDFFYHCMKEKQDDGLCEIGMHLHAWNTPPDYLLKKIHRERDYLIEYPVEVMDAKVATMTELIEARFGRRPVSHRSGRWTTNQDYFKILKKYGYKVDCSVTPHVNWNQCLGATGVPGSDYSKYPEAPYYIYEDILEMPMTIRYMRMFALESPYSLRNICREMKRFVLGRKQWLRPDSLLQVKPMLKLIDCESQCNPYLMFMIHSSELMPGGSPNFRDEKSIEGLYMVIETLFEKIASLGYCGKKLCESNC